The DNA segment TTCTGCTCCAACTGGGTGTCCCTGGGAGAGCATCAGTAATATTTTGAAAAAGGCTCCGGAGAGATATTGAGTCCAAAAGTTGGTCACTTACGTGAACTTGTGCTCCTCAGGGCAAATGGCCTTCTTCAACGTGTCCTTGAACACCTGAGACTTCATGTAACGGCCATACGAATCCTGCAATTCCACACTCAGCGATGAATTCTATGAAAGGAAAACGCCGGCAAAGTCCTAACTCACCTTCTTCATGAGCATGTAGATGTGAGTCTGGGCGGCGTCCAGCACGTATCTGTGCGGATGCTTCAAGCTGTTCACCGTGATCTCCATCGTCTTCCCGTCGATGTTGATCCACCTTGGTGCACCGCGGGCCAGGAAAGTCCTTGGATCAGAAGAAGTATAAGAAGAAATGATCCACAAAGAAGATAAAGATTTGCATGAGTAACTGATTTACTTATATATCTGCTCGGCCTTCTCCCGCATGGTCGCCGCCGTGCCCCATTTTAAATCCTCGCAGCCTTCCCAGAATGCCAAGTTTTCACCTGTAACCCAGCGAGCATTTTGGATTTCAAAATGACTTCCGTAATCATCATCGTCTCCAATCATACCGCTGAACTCTTTCTTCAAAAAGCGCCTGAAGTCGTCACGCCCTCGAGGGTCCAAGAGAAGCTCGCCGAAGCTGAACGTCCACCGCTCGACACGCATCTTGGTCGGCGTTTCCACACTACAGTGAAAAGAGAAATAAATTCAAAGTCATCGAGTCATAGCGCCATTTTGTTCTTACTTGGGCATGTTCAAGGTCCAGTATGTGACGTCGTCTGTATGCCAGGGGTTGCTGGGAAGACATTCGGAGAGGAACGGGTCGTGGCTGTTGTAGGTGGCGCTATATTTCACCAATCTCCATAAGAAATAAtttccagtaaaaaaaaatctaatcgcTGCCTTGCTCAATAGAAATCGACAATATGGATGACAAACATACGCGCCAATGGACACCGATGACTTGACTCTGGGCCTCATGATGGACTGCTGGGTGAAGATCATCTGCAAAGAGGAAGAGGATATATGACAAAATATAAGTCAAGAGGAGTCACCCATTTAAACAAAACCAGATGTGGGACTCTTACAATTCTCTCATAGTAGTCGGGCGTTTTCACCTtcgaataggaaaaaaaaaaaaaagtatgatgaaagagatagaagaaaaaaaacatgtgaaaGATGATCACTTTAGAAGAAAGAGCAGCGAGAAAGGCCTGCAGGAGACAGAAAAGGCAAATATGCTtagtatgaagaaaaaaaaaaaaaagtattatggATTTAAAGCAAACTGATAGAAATCACATCCACTCACCTGTTACCTCATCTGCGTTTGGATCGATATGCCGATCGAGTCCGTAGTCCATGGCGCTCACGGTGCCAGgctgcgtgcacacacacacacacacacacacaaaaaacatttaCTGGTCATTAATAAGACAAACCTAACGCGTGAACTTGACAACAAGTTGTCACACAAGGCTGGAATGGAAGCCATGTAATTCTCCTATGCGATGTGAAATATTAATCGAGCGTGACCTTTTGGCGTTGATGGCAATGCAATATCGTGGGTAGAGATAATGAGATACCCCGGGAAGAATGGAGGCGCAATTTATTTCTAGTCGGCATGTACATAGAAGTGTGTGCATTTGTCTCACCGGGGGTCTGTGGACCACCCAGTAGGCCCTCTCCTGACAGTCAAACACCACACGGTCCGGTTTCTTCCTCTCCTTGGCAGCCCTAAGGttacacaacttttttttttaattgtatttttgcaTTCACTTCACACTGCAGGGCTAAATATGGTTCGTGTTCAGTTCCTACCTGTATTGTTCCTTCGCCTGCATCACAATGAAGTCCCACTTGTGATTCATCCACTTGTGAAGACGATTGTACTGCTCCTGAGGACGCCCGGAGATGACAACACAACCGTAAGGACCTCCAACAGCAAAAGCTGCAGTCGTGTTTTTATTCCCCGACCTGCTCGTGCATCTCCAGGATTCCCTTCTTGCGGATGTTCCTCTTGGCCAAGTAGATTGCTGCAGCACAGTATTGAAGCATGTAGTGTACCGTTGGGTGATGTGAAGAATATTGATCACGCACTCACCGTAATCTGTGTCCTCCACGGGCCACTGCTGGGCAGGCCAGAAATATGGCGTCTGAAAtgaaaagtgtgtttgtgtagatGAAAATGAAATCTAGCTATTGAATCGATGCACAAGAATGACAAGCTATAAATCACGTATTTGCTAATTCGAGGCTAAAACTCAATTTTAGAGCGGTTACTTCACATGAGGATAAattctgccctctagtggacaaGCATTaaattgttctgcctgtcactatTGGCATTAGATGAACAAAGATAAAATTGGATTCAATTAGTTTTGTACCAATTTAGTTAAATCATAATTCCCCATGGTGATCACTGATGAAGATAATCATAATTAAGTTGCATTACCTGAAAGCGATAAAGCGACGCGTCGGGTTTGAGCAGCAAACGTTTGTGGTCCTGCAGCGGGTACACGAAGCCCAGCGCCACGAGCATGGAACCCAAACTCCTGGCCTCTGACCACAGCGATACAGAGAGATATAAATTGACCTTGTTGTGTCAACTTTTAATGTATTTAACTCACCTCTCGAGTCGATTTGGAATCTGTCCGCCAGCCACGCAACCACATCTTCGCCTAGAGATCATATATGCAAATGATATGATTTTTGACTGACAGTGTGTGCATGAGTGTAAATGCCAGA comes from the Syngnathus typhle isolate RoL2023-S1 ecotype Sweden linkage group LG18, RoL_Styp_1.0, whole genome shotgun sequence genome and includes:
- the LOC133142957 gene encoding regulator of G-protein signaling 9-like isoform X3 codes for the protein MQDPKSGVKSQPQRLVITTIPHAITGEDVVAWLADRFQIDSREARSLGSMLVALGFVYPLQDHKRLLLKPDASLYRFQTPYFWPAQQWPVEDTDYAIYLAKRNIRKKGILEMHEQEQYNRLHKWMNHKWDFIVMQAKEQYRAAKERKKPDRVVFDCQERAYWVVHRPPPGTVSAMDYGLDRHIDPNADEVKTPDYYERIMIFTQQSIMRPRVKSSVSIGALVKYSATYNSHDPFLSECLPSNPWHTDDVTYWTLNMPNVETPTKMRVERWTFSFGELLLDPRGRDDFRRFLKKEFSGENLAFWEGCEDLKWGTAATMREKAEQIYKTFLARGAPRWINIDGKTMEITVNSLKHPHRYVLDAAQTHIYMLMKKDSYGRYMKSQVFKDTLKKAICPEEHKFTDTQLEQNAKNRRPSLSPIILRQQELEQRAKMAANAPVDITQVMSKLSRQK
- the LOC133142957 gene encoding regulator of G-protein signaling 9-like isoform X1, producing MTIRNTLRDHGQRYRPRMACLKKAEKVLLEMQDPKSGVKSQPQRLVITTIPHAITGEDVVAWLADRFQIDSREARSLGSMLVALGFVYPLQDHKRLLLKPDASLYRFQTPYFWPAQQWPVEDTDYAIYLAKRNIRKKGILEMHEQEQYNRLHKWMNHKWDFIVMQAKEQYRAAKERKKPDRVVFDCQERAYWVVHRPPPGTVSAMDYGLDRHIDPNADEVKTPDYYERIMIFTQQSIMRPRVKSSVSIGALVKYSATYNSHDPFLSECLPSNPWHTDDVTYWTLNMPNVETPTKMRVERWTFSFGELLLDPRGRDDFRRFLKKEFSGENLAFWEGCEDLKWGTAATMREKAEQIYKTFLARGAPRWINIDGKTMEITVNSLKHPHRYVLDAAQTHIYMLMKKDSYGRYMKSQVFKDTLKKAICPEEHKFTDTQLEQNAKNRRPSLSPIILRQQELEQRAKMAANAPVDITQVMSKLSRQK
- the LOC133142957 gene encoding regulator of G-protein signaling 9-like isoform X2, which codes for MTIRNTLRDHGQRYRPRMACLKKAEKVLLEMQDPKSGVKSQPQRLVITTIPHAITGEDVVAWLADRFQIDSREARSLGSMLVALGFVYPLQDHKRLLLKPDASLYRFQTPYFWPAQQWPVEDTDYAIYLAKRNIRKKGILEMHEQEQYNRLHKWMNHKWDFIVMQAKEQYRAAKERKKPDRVVFDCQERAYWVVHRPPPGTVSAMDYGLDRHIDPNADEVKTPDYYERIMIFTQQSIMRPRVKSSVSIGANPWHTDDVTYWTLNMPNVETPTKMRVERWTFSFGELLLDPRGRDDFRRFLKKEFSGENLAFWEGCEDLKWGTAATMREKAEQIYKTFLARGAPRWINIDGKTMEITVNSLKHPHRYVLDAAQTHIYMLMKKDSYGRYMKSQVFKDTLKKAICPEEHKFTDTQLEQNAKNRRPSLSPIILRQQELEQRAKMAANAPVDITQVMSKLSRQK